ACCCCTATCCCCTTCGGCGACTTGGCGTTGTCACCTGAGGCAAGAGCCGGATGCGGTAATGCCGCTCGTCCGGATCTGTGGAGGGGGTTACGAGTAATCGTCATCTCTACTCCGACTGTAAGAGCCTCCGGGACGTCTGCGCGCGGCTATTATCGCACTCTTGGGGCGGGGTCAGCGATCTCCTTCAACGGATTCATCCGTGCACGGGCCGGACACTCTCTCCTGCGCGCGGAGGCGCAGCGCTTTCATACCATCATAACGGCATTCTCGGTCGGCCGGGCGCGGGGGGCCCGACCGGAGGCCACGCTACACCAGATCCTCGGGCGCATCGAGCGACTCGGGGCGGAAGTATAGGACACCAGCAGGCTGTTGACAGTGTACGCAGCATAACAGGCCTTATCGGTGTTCGCTCCCGGCTACGGACGGTCTTGCTCGGAGGGTCCACGACGCTGAGGCGACAGCGGGCGACCGCGCAGCGCACGACCGCGGGCGCCCTCGCCGACTCCTATTCGAACTTTACGCTTACTCAGCGTCCAGGCGGGAGGTCTCGGCGGAACGGGCTTGGCGCAGAACTGTCTCGCCGCGTCGAGGGGACGCAGGGTGTTCTGGATATCCACCGTTCAGGGAGTTCGAGATGGAGGGCTACAAGCCCGAGGTGCTGGAGAAGATCTACCTCAAGAACCGCCAGCGGATCCTGGGGCTCAAGGTCTAGCGGAGATCAGCCGATGAAAGACAGCGTGCGTATCCTGCTCGGCGGCGTGCTCGGCTTCCTCCTGGCTTCGCTCCACCGCTGGGAAGCCGGACACGAAAGGGAACGACTTGGGGGTAGGCCAGAAGGTGTTTACGAACACGGGCGAAATGCGGGATCTAGAATGGCAATAGCTTGAGGCCCGCATGCCCGAAGTTCCGGAAGTCCGCATCGCGGGTAAGCAAAGGGACATCATGGTCCATGCAACTCTGAGCAATAAGGGCGTCGGCGAGAGGCACCTTTCGCCCGCGCCGGATAATCTGGGACCGAAGGTAGCCCCCCCTTTCCCAGTAACCGTCTAGAAGTGGGAGCCGAGGCAACCCCTTAAATGCTTCAGCCGTGGCGGGGGAGAGTTTGGGGTCGCTAAGAAGCTCTGACAAAACGACAGGAGGAAGAACAGCTTGCTTCTGCCTCAGGGCAAATTCCACCGCGTCTACATCGCCCCCTTTTGAGCCTGATAAGTAAGCAATCAAAGAACTGCTATCGAGGGCAATCACTCGCGGTCTTCCCTGAGGACCTTTAGATCAATCGAGAATTTAACCTTTCCTCTGAGCCCTCGAAGCTTCTCGTAGCTCTCACTGGCAGCGAGCAACTCAAGGCCCTGCCTCACTGTGGGGGTAATCCCCAACCCTGTCGCCTTTTGAGCCTTCCGCAAGAGATTTTCAGGCACCTGAATCGTGATCTTCTTGGCCTGTTCCATGGCTGGAGAATACCAGCTAGAATACCATATGTCAATATGGCTCGCGGTTCCCCCGAGCAAAGTCCGGCTGCTACAGCGTGAGGATAACGAGTTTTTGCTCGGCTGTCACCGGGGCGCAGACGATGTGAGGAAGCTCCCGTGACTCGTACCCCTGTATCAGTTTATGGGCATTGCGCCCGCTGTCGCTTCGCCCTACTCTTCTCTCCCAGGTGTCCCTCACACACAATCGGCGCAGGTCGAAGGTCACAGGCTTTTGCCGAGCGAGTCGATGATGATGATCGAACCGGAAGGAGCCCTCAGATGGCATCGCTCAACCGCGTGTTCCTGATGGGCAACCTCACGCACGACCCCGAACTCCGCCACACCTCCTCGGGCACGGCGGTCACCGACCTCGGCCTTGCCGTCAACCGGCGATACACCAACGGCGAGGGCCAGACGAAAGAGGAGACCCTGTTCATCACCGTCGTTGTCTGGGGGAAGCAGGCCGGGGTCGTGGCCGAGTACCTCGCCAAGGGCTCCCTCGTCCACGTCGAGGGCCGGCTCCACTTCCGCTCCTGGGAGGCAAAGGACGGCGGCCGGCGGACGACGATCGAGGTCGTCGCCGACCGAGTGCAGTTCCTCAGCCGGAGACCGGGCCCCGCC
The DNA window shown above is from Candidatus Rokuibacteriota bacterium and carries:
- the ssb gene encoding single-stranded DNA-binding protein codes for the protein MASLNRVFLMGNLTHDPELRHTSSGTAVTDLGLAVNRRYTNGEGQTKEETLFITVVVWGKQAGVVAEYLAKGSLVHVEGRLHFRSWEAKDGGRRTTIEVVADRVQFLSRRPGPAESADSAPEGETSDKEVPF
- a CDS encoding PIN domain-containing protein; its protein translation is MIALDSSSLIAYLSGSKGGDVDAVEFALRQKQAVLPPVVLSELLSDPKLSPATAEAFKGLPRLPLLDGYWERGGYLRSQIIRRGRKVPLADALIAQSCMDHDVPLLTRDADFRNFGHAGLKLLPF